The proteins below are encoded in one region of Sphaerodactylus townsendi isolate TG3544 linkage group LG06, MPM_Stown_v2.3, whole genome shotgun sequence:
- the LOC125434529 gene encoding interferon-inducible GTPase 5-like: MGGSNSTPEAKHGYNEMTTDRKKELLSETHHDFSILEKTTLDIAVTGMSYAGKSSLINALRGLSDFDEGAAQIDAIQVMEDPQGYPHPQFPNVTLWDLPGNETREFSVEKYLERVNYSRYDFFILVASERFTLHDIQLSCAIQKMGKRVYYVRSKIDYCMYNIIKKPDFEVILQNIRKYCLRNLVQAGISSPEIFLVSSWYRNMYDFPLLQRTLENKMEDFERRALRSEKEKHERSTATPGISGICVFLSEASLKTDLAKLKEATAQSLEKVANEIRQELTVFKKAKLDIAITGVSGAGKSSLVNALRNMTDYEEGSAETGVIETTMDIHGYPHPLFPNVTLWDLPGIGTLEFKPEDYLKKVNFSQYDFFIIVASARFSENDVLLAQEIKKMQKKYYYVRSKMDLCMDSERRRPNFNENKVIEKIKTYCCENLRMAGELSPRVFLISRWHLNMYDFPLFQETLEKELDGLKKHALILALPVFSREILEKKTTAMEALIWEVAIMSYILGIFPVPGLSLACDLVTLVGTLLHFYKVFGLDEESLHRAAKQFNKDYEVLKSAIKKSPMSSKITPEFVIGLLTKSILCRTLTVFEHVFDCVLELESLAGGVSSFVTTFCMLKSFLKDIVEDAESVRAKVAEP, encoded by the exons ATGGGTGGCAGTAACTCAACTCCAGAGGCAAAACATGGGTACAATGAGATGACGACGGATCGCAAAAAAGAGTTGCTAAGTGAAACTCATCATGATTTCAGTATATTAGAAAAAACCACACTTGATATTGCTGTCACGGGGATGTCATATGCTGGCAAATCTTCCCTCATCAATGCTCTGCGAGGTCTCTCAGATTTTGACGAGGGTGCAGCCCAAATTGATGCGATACAAGTCATGGAGGATCCGCAGGGGTATCCACACCCTCAGTTTCCAAATGTGACGTTGTGGGACCTTCCAGGAAATGAGACACGTGAGTTCAGTGTAGAGAAATACCTAGAAAGGGTTAATTACAGCCGGTATGATTTCTTCATCCTTGTGGCCTCTGAGCGCTTCACTCTTCATGACATCCAGCTGTCCTGTGCAATTCAAAAGATGGGGAAGCGTGTATATTATGTTCGCTCTAAAATAGATTACTGTATGTACAATATAATAAAGAAACCAGACTTCGAAGTAATCCTTCAAAACATCAGGAAATATTGCCTCCGTAATTTGGTACAGGCTGGTATTTCTTCTCCGGAGATTTTCCTTGTCTCCAGTTGGTACAGGAATATGTATGATTTCCCTCTCCTGCAAAGGACATTAGAGAACAAAATGGAAGACTTTGAGAGACGTGCCTTAAGATCAGAGAAGGAGAAACACGAGAG ATCCACTGCAACACCAGGAATTTCTGGAATTTGTGTTTTCCTCTCAGAAGCATCCTTAAAAACGGACCTTGCGAAGCTGAAAGAAGCTACGGCACAAAGTCTTGAAAAGGTGGCAAATGAGATTCGTCAAGAATTAACTGTCTTCAAAAAGGCCAAGCTTGACATTGCCATCACAGGGGTGTCAGGTGCCGGCAAATCATCCCTTGTCAACGCCCTGCGGAACATGACAGATTATGAAGAAGGTTCAGCCGAGACAGGAGTAATCGAAACAACTATGGATATCCATGGGTATCCTCATCCCTTATTTCCAAATGTAACTTTATGGGATCTACCAGGAATCGGGACACTTGAATTTAAACCAGAAGATTACCTGAAGAAGGTCAATTTTAGCCAATATGATTTCTTCATCATTGTTGCCTCAGCACGATTCAGTGAAAATGACGTCCTCCTGGCCCAAGAAATTAAGAAAATGCAGAAGAAGTATTATTATGTGCGTTCCAAGATGGATCTGTGTATGGATTCTGAGAGAAGGAGACCCAACTTCAACGAAAACAAGGTAATTGAGAAAATAAAGACCTATTGCTGTGAGAATTTGAGAATGGCAGGCGAGCTTTCTCCAAGGGTTTTCCTCATCTCCAGGTGGCATCTGAATATGTatgatttccctctcttccaagaGACCTTGGAAAAGGAACTAGATGGTCTCAAGAAACATGCTTTAATCCTGGCCTTGCCAGTTTTCTCAAGAGAAATCTTGGAAAAGAAAACCACTGCTATGGAAGCCCTTATATGGGAAGTTGCTATTATGTCCTACATTTTGGGGATATTTCCTGTCCCAGGACTCTCTTTGGCCTGTGATCTTGTCACCTTAGTAGGAACACTGCTCCATTTCTACAAAGTCTTTGGCTTAGATGAAGAGTCCCTCCACAGAGCTGCAAAACAGTTCAACAAAGATTACGAGGTGTTAAAATCTGCTATCAAAAAGTCTCCAATGTCCAGCAAGATCACTCCAGAGTTTGTAATTGGTCTCTTGACCAAATCAATATTGTGTAGGACTCTGACAGTCTTTGAACATGTCTTTGATTGTGTACTAGAGTTGGAGTCTCTGGCTGGAGGAGTGAGCTCCTTTGTCACCACATTCTGCATGCTGAAGAGCTTTCTTAAAGACATTGTGGAAGATGCTGAGAGCGTCCGGGCAAAAGTTGCTGAGCCTTAA